The genomic DNA AATTCATTAAGGTCAGATATCTTACCTTTAATAAAAATAGGAGCTTCAGCTATTCATGTCCCTTTTCATACAACTTGGGCACATGAAGAGGTAACTAAAGAAGAGCAATCTGATACGGCTTACATTACCGTTTCTGAAATAAAAAATATTTTAAAATATATAAGCGCTTAGATAAAATAGACTAAATTTGCGTGGTATAAATAAAACAAATTATGGCAAGCATAAAAAACTTAAAAAAAGACATTAACTATACGTTAGGAGATATCATTGAAGAATGCTATGTATGGGAATTGTTAAACCCAAAAGCTGATACTAAAAAATCAGAAGTAATTATAGATGAAGCAATAGCTACTTTTGATGCTTTACTGGAAAAAGTAAATGCCAAAGATATAGAAAATAAAAAAGTACATTATAAAGGAATTAGTGCAGAGTTAGAAAGTAAGGCAAGAGAGCTAGTTTCTAAGGTAAATAGCTTATAATTATTGAGTTATATATTGTATAGAATCCAGTTTTTTTAAACTGGATTTTTTTTTAATTTAATTTTAACATTTCAAAAGAGAATAAAATTTCGTACCTTACGTTTTGTTATTAACTAATCCCCCTAAAGAAAGTTATGGCTAGAGCAATGTTTGAATACACAAAAACGATACTTAGAAAAGTAAGTTTTAACAGCGATTTATTTTGTAAAGAATTAGAGAAAGCATTACAAAGATTATTACCTTATGAAGTTAATGAGTTAACAATATGGTTAAAAGGGTTTGTATCTAATAAACCAGAACTCTATGCTTGTATGGCATTGATAGAAATAAAGCAGAAAGAAAAAGTTTAACAAAAAAAGACAGAGTCTTTTTAAAAAGCTCTGTCTAAGAAAAGGGAAGAGTATTACTAGGAAGCTTTTTATTTAAAATTCCTTTTATTACGTAGTTTACGTATAAGTTTCCTATGAAATTCCCTTTCAGAGATTTCTAGTTTTATGATTTTTTTATAAGAAAGTATCTGAGGAAGTTGGTTATAGAAATTCTCACTAATTTGGTTGATCTGTTGGTTTAAAGATCTAATTTTAAAGAAGAGATCTTTAGCTTTACTTTCATTTAGAGCAGCTATACCGCCTTGTTTTGCTATGCGCTTTTTAAGCTTAAATTTACTTTCATGTCGTAATTCATTAACTGCTTTATCGTATTTATTATACAAAGGCCAAAATTTAGAAGCTTCTTTTTCGGTCAAATCAAGTCGTTCTGTTAAATAAGCTATTTTATAAGCACGTATTTTTTCTTTACTTCCTTTTTTAGCTTGCCCCAGCATAGTAGTACGGCATAAAAAAAGTGTAAAAATAATTGTAATAATAGTTGTTTTCCCCATAATTCTATCGTATTTCGTCAATTAAAGTTGTTGTATTTATATTTTCTAAATAAGTTTCGATATCATGATCTTTAGTAGAATTTAAAAAGTTATCATCATCAAAATCAGACTGTTCTAAAGTAGTAGCTATTTCATCACTGTCAACGGTTCCATATCCGTTTTCATACCAATTTTCAATATCAATAGCCGTAATTTCATCGAAAGTAATAGCTTTGCTTCCAAAAGTGAAATAATTAAGCGCAATAAAAAGTAAAACAGAGGCGGCAGCTATCGTGGGAATAAGTTGTCTTACTTTCTGAAAGAATG from Tenacibaculum maritimum NCIMB 2154 includes the following:
- a CDS encoding sensor of ECF-type sigma factor, which encodes MGKTTIITIIFTLFLCRTTMLGQAKKGSKEKIRAYKIAYLTERLDLTEKEASKFWPLYNKYDKAVNELRHESKFKLKKRIAKQGGIAALNESKAKDLFFKIRSLNQQINQISENFYNQLPQILSYKKIIKLEISEREFHRKLIRKLRNKRNFK